A stretch of Candidatus Methylomirabilota bacterium DNA encodes these proteins:
- a CDS encoding glucose 1-dehydrogenase: protein MARDEAGLGPRLAGKVAFITGAGMGMGREAAVLFARHGARIGVADINKAAAEETVALVEQAGGEALAVVGDVALEADVERMVAETVRRFGALDILYNNAGVLWKHSDRSVLETEDASWERVMAINLKSVFWVTKYGIPHLRASGGGSIINIGSVSALVGFTRAQDAYTAAKGALISLTKSLAIQFGKDRIRCNVIHPGIVDTPLQAPYLTDALRKEFETGIPLGRIAHPREIAFAALFLASDESTFMTGAELVIDGGFTAQ from the coding sequence ATGGCAAGAGACGAGGCAGGGCTGGGTCCGCGGCTCGCTGGCAAGGTGGCGTTCATCACCGGCGCGGGAATGGGCATGGGCCGCGAGGCCGCCGTCCTGTTCGCGCGGCACGGCGCCCGGATCGGCGTCGCCGACATCAACAAGGCGGCGGCCGAGGAGACGGTGGCGCTCGTGGAGCAGGCGGGCGGCGAGGCCCTGGCGGTCGTCGGCGACGTGGCCCTCGAGGCCGACGTGGAGCGGATGGTGGCCGAGACGGTCCGGCGGTTCGGCGCCCTCGACATCCTCTACAACAACGCCGGCGTTCTCTGGAAGCACAGCGATCGCTCCGTCCTCGAGACCGAGGATGCCTCGTGGGAGCGGGTCATGGCCATCAACCTCAAGTCGGTCTTCTGGGTGACGAAGTACGGCATCCCGCACCTCCGGGCGTCCGGCGGAGGGTCGATCATCAACATCGGCTCGGTCTCGGCGCTGGTCGGTTTCACGCGGGCCCAGGACGCCTACACCGCGGCCAAGGGCGCCCTCATCTCGCTCACCAAATCACTGGCCATCCAGTTCGGCAAGGATCGGATCCGGTGCAACGTCATCCACCCCGGGATCGTCGACACCCCGCTCCAGGCCCCCTACCTGACCGACGCGCTGCGGAAGGAGTTCGAGACCGGCATCCCGCTCGGACGGATCGCGCATCCCCGGGAGATCGCCTTCGCGGCGCTCTTCCTGGCCTCCGACGAGTCCACCTTCATGACCGGCGCCGAGCTGGTCATCGACGGCGGCTTCACCGCGCAGTAG